The Endozoicomonas montiporae CL-33 genome contains a region encoding:
- a CDS encoding HPr family phosphocarrier protein — protein sequence MTAAEQTIETGITKPIYSQSLICHHPTSDNPEVLKGFALAMLKGEGYYSNDQGQSEFYEELLDGERILMTTVTEASHTGIAVVTTRSPVKYLTEDMETGTIEEKTISLFVAVSVTREDTNFLSLLNKIQSWNDDKLLTDRLGQATFNDVWANISGEKMLPNVASEYIYHKLSVTSEQQSLIQNAKFFASRVRKLDSKVEIRNASKGAKFVNAKSFTGLLSLTVSTGHQIEMRVLGTQADSEEAVAILKQAMHKGRQFSFSKGHTAD from the coding sequence ATGACTGCTGCTGAACAAACCATTGAAACAGGGATCACTAAACCGATCTATTCACAATCTCTGATCTGCCACCATCCAACATCGGATAACCCGGAAGTATTGAAAGGCTTTGCCCTGGCCATGCTGAAAGGTGAAGGTTACTATTCGAATGATCAGGGTCAGTCCGAGTTTTATGAAGAGCTGCTCGACGGTGAACGCATTCTGATGACAACCGTCACAGAAGCCAGTCATACAGGCATTGCCGTGGTCACCACCAGGTCTCCAGTCAAATATCTTACCGAAGACATGGAAACCGGTACGATTGAAGAAAAAACCATCAGTCTTTTTGTAGCTGTTTCTGTTACCCGTGAAGACACCAATTTCCTGAGCCTGCTCAACAAAATTCAGTCATGGAACGACGATAAACTGCTGACGGATCGTCTGGGACAGGCAACCTTTAATGATGTCTGGGCCAATATCTCCGGCGAAAAAATGCTGCCAAATGTGGCCAGTGAATACATTTATCACAAACTCTCTGTAACATCCGAACAGCAGTCACTGATTCAGAATGCAAAATTCTTTGCCTCCAGAGTACGCAAACTCGATAGCAAGGTAGAAATTCGCAATGCCAGCAAAGGGGCAAAATTTGTTAATGCCAAAAGCTTCACCGGCTTGCTGTCATTAACCGTATCAACTGGTCATCAGATTGAGATGAGAGTACTGGGTACTCAGGCCGACTCGGAAGAAGCCGTTGCCATCCTGAAACAGGCCATGCACAAAGGTAGACAATTCTCTTTCAGCAAAGGACACACGGCAGATTAA
- the trpE gene encoding anthranilate synthase component I — translation MTPEVFVRLAREGYNRIPVTREILADLDTPLTTYLKLANGRYSYLLESVEGGEKWGRYSMIGLPCRSVLRVHGYTVTLETDGEIVERHEVEDPLAFINQFKERYKMPELPELPRFTGGLVGYFAYDTVRYIEPRLQHSTPHDELGTPDILLMISDELVVFDNLSGKLILVTHAEASDEAALEKAEFRLDDLVRRLQTTNVQPPVQASLNPVTEEDFQSGFGEAPFKAAVATIRQYILAGDAMQVVPSQRMTIPYDSSPLNLYRALRSTNPSPYMYYMDLGEFHVVGSSPEILARLDNGEITVRPIAGTRKRGATEEKDRALEQELLNDPKELAEHLMLIDLGRNDVGRVAETGSVNLTDKMIVERYSHVMHIVSNVTGRLKPGLDAIDVLKATLPAGTLSGAPKVRAMEIIDELEPVKRGVYGGAIGYLGWNGNMDTAIAIRTAVIKDRQLHVQAGAGVVADSIPELEWKETMNKGRALFRAVAMAQTGFIHSPERKHSPERKHSLERKQTARQTTSMMEEK, via the coding sequence ATGACGCCTGAAGTGTTCGTGCGTCTGGCCCGTGAAGGATACAATCGCATTCCCGTTACCCGGGAAATCCTGGCGGATCTGGATACACCTTTAACCACCTATCTCAAGCTGGCCAACGGCCGGTATTCCTACCTGCTGGAGTCTGTTGAGGGCGGAGAGAAATGGGGTCGTTACTCCATGATCGGCCTGCCTTGTCGCAGTGTTCTCAGGGTTCATGGTTACACAGTCACTCTGGAAACCGATGGTGAAATCGTCGAGCGCCATGAAGTAGAAGATCCGCTGGCTTTTATCAATCAGTTTAAAGAACGCTACAAAATGCCGGAGCTGCCGGAGCTGCCACGCTTTACCGGCGGGCTGGTCGGCTACTTCGCTTACGACACCGTCCGTTATATTGAACCCCGCCTGCAACACTCCACACCCCATGATGAACTCGGAACGCCTGACATACTGCTGATGATTTCCGATGAACTGGTGGTGTTCGATAACCTCAGCGGTAAACTGATTCTGGTCACTCACGCTGAGGCGTCCGACGAAGCTGCCCTTGAGAAAGCAGAATTCCGGCTGGATGATCTGGTTCGCCGTCTGCAAACCACCAATGTTCAGCCACCGGTTCAGGCATCACTGAATCCGGTGACCGAAGAAGACTTCCAGTCCGGTTTTGGCGAAGCGCCTTTCAAGGCTGCTGTGGCAACCATTCGTCAGTACATACTGGCTGGCGACGCCATGCAGGTTGTGCCTTCCCAGCGCATGACCATTCCCTACGACAGCTCTCCTCTGAATCTATACCGTGCCCTGCGTAGTACTAATCCATCGCCTTATATGTACTACATGGATCTAGGGGAATTTCATGTGGTCGGCTCGTCACCAGAGATTCTTGCGCGTCTGGATAATGGCGAAATCACGGTACGCCCCATTGCCGGTACCCGTAAGCGGGGGGCAACCGAAGAAAAAGACCGGGCTCTTGAGCAGGAACTGCTGAACGACCCGAAAGAGCTGGCCGAACACCTGATGTTGATCGACCTTGGTCGAAACGACGTTGGTCGTGTGGCAGAAACCGGCTCCGTCAATCTGACCGACAAAATGATTGTCGAGCGTTACTCCCATGTCATGCACATTGTTTCTAACGTCACTGGACGTTTAAAACCGGGACTGGATGCCATTGATGTACTCAAAGCCACTCTGCCTGCCGGTACCCTCAGTGGTGCGCCCAAGGTACGAGCCATGGAAATCATTGATGAGCTGGAACCGGTAAAGCGCGGTGTCTACGGTGGTGCAATAGGCTATCTTGGCTGGAACGGCAATATGGATACCGCCATTGCCATTCGCACTGCGGTGATAAAGGATCGTCAGCTTCACGTTCAGGCCGGTGCCGGTGTTGTGGCGGATTCCATTCCCGAACTGGAATGGAAAGAAACCATGAACAAGGGTCGGGCTCTGTTCCGCGCAGTAGCCATGGCTCAAACCGGTTTTATTCACAGCCCTGAGCGCAAACACAGCCCTGAGCGCAAACACAGCCTTGAGCGCAAACAAACAGCGCGCCAAACCACCAGCATGATGGAGGAGAAGTAA
- a CDS encoding anthranilate synthase component II encodes MLLMIDNYDSFTWNLVQYFGELGAKVEVHRNDEITIAQIEKLNPKRIVISPGPCTPNEAGISMETIRRFQGELPILGVCLGHQSIGQVYGGNIVRARQVMHGKTSPIYHKNEGVFAGLPNPVTTTRYHSLIIEKESLPDCLEVTAWTQFDDGREDEIMGVRHKTLPVEGVQFHPESIMTHNGHDMLANFLKT; translated from the coding sequence ATGCTGTTGATGATTGACAACTACGACTCCTTTACCTGGAATCTGGTGCAGTACTTTGGTGAGCTGGGAGCAAAGGTTGAAGTCCATCGCAACGACGAGATCACCATTGCACAGATAGAGAAGCTCAATCCAAAACGTATTGTCATTTCTCCCGGCCCCTGCACACCCAATGAAGCCGGGATTTCCATGGAAACCATCCGTCGTTTTCAGGGAGAGCTGCCTATTCTGGGGGTTTGCCTCGGGCACCAGAGCATTGGTCAGGTTTACGGCGGCAACATTGTTCGCGCCCGTCAGGTGATGCATGGCAAAACTTCTCCGATTTATCATAAAAACGAAGGTGTGTTTGCCGGACTGCCCAACCCGGTAACGACTACCCGTTACCATTCCCTGATCATTGAAAAAGAGTCACTGCCAGACTGCCTCGAAGTCACCGCGTGGACGCAGTTTGATGATGGCCGTGAAGATGAAATCATGGGCGTGCGTCACAAAACCCTGCCCGTTGAAGGCGTGCAGTTCCATCCGGAATCCATCATGACCCACAACGGTCATGACATGCTGGCAAACTTTCTGAAGACCTGA
- the trpD gene encoding anthranilate phosphoribosyltransferase has product MTIKEAISLAVRNLDLSRDDMIDVMRDIMSGQCTQSQIGAFLTAMRMKSESIEEITGATTVLREMATHVNVSADHLVDIVGTGGDEAQLFNVSTASSFVAAAAGAHVAKHGNRGVSSSSGSADLLEQSGVNLNISPAQVARCIEEVGVGFMFAPAHHAATKNVAIIRKELGVRTFFNILGPMSNPAGVPNLVIGVFTRELCRPMAEVLKELGNKHVMVVHSQDGLDEISIASETFVAELKDGQISEFTIKPEDFDIKSQSLIGLSVENSTESLELIKNALGKRDNANARKAADMIALNAGAAIYVSGVTQTIAQGVVMAQDIISSGLALEKLQELSIFTQALAE; this is encoded by the coding sequence ATGACTATAAAAGAAGCGATTTCACTGGCAGTCCGAAACCTCGACCTGAGCCGTGACGACATGATTGATGTGATGCGCGACATCATGTCCGGCCAGTGTACCCAGAGCCAGATTGGTGCGTTCCTGACCGCCATGCGCATGAAGAGTGAAAGCATCGAGGAAATTACCGGCGCCACCACCGTACTGCGGGAAATGGCCACTCACGTCAATGTCAGCGCTGACCACCTGGTTGATATTGTGGGCACCGGTGGCGATGAAGCCCAGCTGTTTAACGTATCAACGGCTTCTTCCTTTGTGGCAGCAGCAGCAGGCGCTCATGTTGCCAAACACGGCAACCGTGGTGTATCCAGCTCCAGCGGTAGCGCCGACCTGCTGGAACAAAGCGGCGTGAACCTGAATATTTCTCCGGCTCAGGTAGCCCGCTGCATTGAAGAGGTCGGTGTAGGCTTTATGTTTGCACCTGCACACCACGCGGCTACAAAAAATGTCGCCATTATCCGCAAAGAGCTTGGTGTTCGAACCTTTTTCAATATCCTTGGCCCCATGTCCAATCCGGCAGGCGTGCCTAATCTGGTCATTGGTGTGTTCACCCGTGAACTGTGCCGACCTATGGCAGAAGTACTGAAAGAACTGGGTAATAAACACGTTATGGTGGTTCATTCCCAGGACGGTCTGGATGAAATCAGCATAGCCAGTGAAACGTTTGTGGCGGAACTGAAAGACGGACAGATCTCAGAATTCACCATTAAACCGGAAGACTTTGATATCAAATCCCAGAGTCTGATCGGACTGAGTGTTGAAAACTCCACCGAATCTCTGGAGCTGATCAAGAATGCTCTTGGCAAGCGCGACAATGCCAATGCCAGAAAAGCCGCAGATATGATTGCCCTGAATGCCGGTGCAGCCATCTACGTTTCGGGAGTGACCCAAACCATCGCCCAGGGTGTTGTTATGGCACAGGATATCATTAGCAGTGGCCTGGCTCTGGAAAAACTGCAGGAACTGTCCATCTTTACTCAGGCACTGGCTGAATAA
- the trpC gene encoding indole-3-glycerol phosphate synthase TrpC, with amino-acid sequence MSTPTILTTIVERKFEEIAERQKSLDIDDVIAKARAAEPARGFAKSLERRSSEGQAGIIAEIKKASPSKGVIREDFHPTEIARSYEQAGASCLSVLTDQDFFQGSEQYLQEARDACSLPVLRKDFMVDVWQIYESRMLGADCVLLIVACLTDEQLVEMSSVALDLGMDVLVEVHGADELKRALPLEGTLLGINNRNLHTFEVTLDNTFELLPLIPAGRKVITESGIHTVEDVDAMFAKGVNNFLVGEAFMRQDNPGEGLKALFGHQL; translated from the coding sequence ATGTCTACACCAACCATTCTCACGACGATCGTCGAACGCAAGTTTGAAGAGATTGCTGAACGACAAAAATCGTTAGATATCGATGACGTTATTGCCAAAGCCCGGGCTGCAGAGCCTGCTCGTGGTTTTGCCAAAAGCCTTGAACGCCGATCCTCTGAAGGTCAGGCGGGCATTATTGCCGAAATCAAGAAAGCGTCCCCCAGCAAAGGCGTGATCCGGGAAGACTTTCATCCGACAGAGATTGCCAGAAGTTACGAGCAGGCCGGCGCCAGCTGTCTGTCGGTTCTGACTGATCAGGATTTCTTTCAGGGTTCAGAGCAATACCTTCAGGAAGCCCGCGACGCCTGCTCACTACCGGTTTTACGCAAAGATTTCATGGTGGATGTGTGGCAGATCTACGAATCCCGTATGCTCGGTGCCGACTGCGTTTTGCTGATTGTTGCCTGCCTGACCGACGAGCAGCTGGTTGAAATGAGCAGTGTTGCGCTGGATCTGGGCATGGACGTACTGGTTGAGGTACACGGTGCCGATGAACTCAAACGCGCACTGCCACTGGAAGGCACCTTGCTTGGTATTAACAACCGTAACCTGCACACCTTTGAAGTAACACTGGATAATACCTTTGAGCTGTTACCTTTAATTCCTGCCGGTCGTAAAGTGATTACCGAGAGTGGTATACATACCGTTGAAGACGTAGATGCCATGTTTGCGAAAGGGGTCAACAACTTCCTCGTTGGTGAAGCCTTTATGCGACAGGATAATCCCGGAGAGGGGCTGAAGGCCTTATTTGGACATCAGCTCTGA
- the sodC gene encoding superoxide dismutase family protein, which yields MKITKIRLSLTLGASLLAAAILTGCSSDNSVQVVMNQVSPDGIGPEIGTITLEDVSGGLQFTPDLYDLVPGEHGFHVHENPSCDPGEKDGKMVAALAAGGHYDPDNTGRHAGPEGNGHRGDLPVLVVDDKGFAKSPVVARRLKLSEVKGRSLMIHAGGDNYSDNPPMGGGGARIACGVVK from the coding sequence ATGAAAATTACTAAGATTCGTCTGTCTTTAACGCTGGGAGCTTCGTTGCTCGCGGCCGCTATTTTGACAGGTTGTTCTTCCGATAACTCGGTGCAGGTAGTCATGAATCAGGTGTCGCCGGACGGTATCGGGCCGGAAATCGGGACTATTACTCTGGAAGATGTGTCAGGAGGACTTCAGTTTACCCCTGACCTTTATGATCTGGTACCCGGAGAGCACGGTTTCCATGTTCATGAAAACCCGTCGTGCGATCCGGGAGAGAAAGACGGCAAGATGGTAGCAGCGCTGGCGGCAGGTGGTCATTACGATCCGGACAATACGGGTCGGCACGCCGGACCTGAAGGTAACGGACACAGAGGTGACCTTCCTGTTCTGGTGGTTGATGACAAAGGGTTTGCCAAATCACCGGTAGTGGCAAGACGTTTAAAGCTGTCTGAAGTGAAAGGGCGTTCTTTGATGATTCATGCAGGAGGCGATAACTATTCTGACAACCCACCTATGGGTGGTGGCGGTGCCAGAATAGCTTGTGGTGTTGTGAAGTAG
- a CDS encoding transposase translates to MSANCARIRKYPTETHSEATLKAYFSRQKGAETQLIIRGGKEEQVTMLAARLYVKAHGKRRFVIALKYEGEEDYRYLVASDMSWRHTDIARIYTLRWLVEVFIQDWKAHCGWNRLSKQQGADGSQRGVILSLLCEHMLLLHPEQFVLLKNKQAGMPAGCLIERLNAEALLATVKSVVESEDPDTELKALALALEHTLPKRESSRHMAGRDLGEQKATDSLKAHARKFKLLDAA, encoded by the coding sequence TTGTCAGCCAACTGCGCTCGAATCAGAAAGTATCCAACCGAAACCCACTCGGAAGCGACTCTCAAAGCTTACTTTTCGCGCCAGAAAGGCGCTGAAACTCAACTCATAATACGCGGTGGCAAAGAAGAGCAGGTCACGATGCTGGCTGCTCGGCTGTATGTTAAGGCTCATGGGAAAAGACGTTTTGTTATTGCCCTGAAGTATGAGGGTGAAGAGGATTATCGCTATCTGGTGGCTTCAGATATGTCATGGCGGCATACCGACATAGCCAGGATTTACACCTTGAGGTGGTTGGTCGAGGTTTTCATTCAAGACTGGAAAGCTCATTGTGGCTGGAACAGGTTGAGCAAACAGCAAGGTGCTGACGGATCGCAGCGCGGCGTGATCCTGAGCCTGCTGTGCGAACACATGCTGTTACTGCACCCTGAGCAATTCGTCCTACTGAAAAACAAACAGGCCGGAATGCCCGCAGGCTGTCTGATCGAACGCCTCAATGCAGAAGCCTTGCTTGCTACGGTGAAATCAGTGGTTGAATCGGAAGATCCAGATACCGAGCTTAAGGCTCTGGCCTTAGCCTTAGAGCATACTTTGCCCAAGCGGGAGTCGAGCAGGCATATGGCTGGTAGAGACCTGGGAGAACAAAAGGCAACTGACTCACTCAAAGCACACGCCCGGAAGTTTAAACTTTTAGATGCAGCTTAG
- a CDS encoding transposase, which translates to MLIRPLPVVTAFLDALNDSLKSINSSAQLSRSQKVALGVFIMGIVVTKTINWAAFERRSLGRFKATRLCWMFYQAEIAWQSLLQASVRNILLRYGIQSGTLAIDDTGKKRTKRTSKIDGAHKIKDKSTGGYFNGQELVFMVLVTEVATFPVGFRFYIPDPELSAWRKKDKALRKQGIQKKERPNRPEPDHVRYPTMQSLTLVMLQEFVDSFPNITIKAILADALYGTGDFMDKAAEITGGAQVVSQLRSNQKVSNRNPLGSDSQSLLFAPERR; encoded by the coding sequence TTGCTAATTCGCCCATTACCCGTTGTCACTGCCTTTCTGGATGCTTTGAATGATTCGCTCAAGTCCATCAATTCCTCTGCGCAGTTGAGTAGATCCCAGAAAGTGGCACTGGGCGTTTTTATCATGGGAATCGTGGTAACTAAAACTATTAACTGGGCTGCTTTTGAGCGCAGAAGCTTAGGCAGATTCAAAGCGACCCGTCTGTGCTGGATGTTTTATCAAGCAGAAATTGCATGGCAAAGCCTGCTACAGGCCAGCGTCAGAAATATTCTTCTACGCTATGGAATACAAAGTGGAACCCTTGCTATCGACGATACAGGAAAAAAGCGCACTAAAAGGACTTCAAAAATCGACGGTGCCCATAAGATAAAAGACAAATCAACAGGTGGTTATTTTAATGGGCAGGAACTGGTGTTTATGGTGCTCGTTACTGAAGTAGCTACCTTTCCAGTAGGGTTTCGCTTTTATATTCCTGACCCTGAGTTATCTGCATGGAGGAAGAAAGACAAGGCGCTCAGGAAGCAAGGCATTCAGAAAAAAGAACGACCGAACCGTCCTGAGCCAGATCATGTTCGTTACCCCACCATGCAGTCGTTGACGCTGGTTATGCTGCAAGAATTTGTTGATTCGTTTCCCAACATTACGATCAAAGCAATTCTCGCTGATGCACTGTATGGCACAGGAGACTTTATGGATAAGGCTGCGGAAATAACAGGCGGAGCCCAGGTTGTCAGCCAACTGCGCTCGAATCAGAAAGTATCCAACCGAAACCCACTCGGAAGCGACTCTCAAAGCTTACTTTTCGCGCCAGAAAGGCGCTGA
- the crp gene encoding cAMP-activated global transcriptional regulator CRP translates to MIAQSDSRIEKLLSVGKRKNYKPKSTILCAGEASTAIYYIIKGTVSVVIEDNDGREMIVTYLNPGQYFGEMGLFDDSQAPRSAWIKARSACEVAEVSFDQFHELIREDPELLLSLSGQLVNRLKETTRKVGDLAFLDVSGRVARTLLELCKQPDAMTHPDGMQIKITRQEIGRIVGCSREMVGRVLKDLESKGLISVKGKTMVVFGTR, encoded by the coding sequence ATGATTGCGCAGTCAGATAGCAGGATAGAAAAGCTTCTGTCCGTCGGAAAACGCAAGAACTACAAGCCCAAGAGCACAATTCTCTGTGCCGGTGAAGCCTCAACGGCTATCTACTACATCATCAAAGGCACGGTGTCTGTTGTTATTGAAGATAATGACGGGCGCGAAATGATTGTGACTTATCTGAATCCCGGTCAGTATTTTGGCGAGATGGGTCTGTTTGATGACAGTCAGGCACCAAGAAGCGCCTGGATCAAGGCGCGGTCTGCCTGTGAAGTGGCGGAAGTCAGCTTTGATCAGTTTCATGAACTGATCCGGGAAGACCCTGAGTTGCTGTTGTCGTTATCGGGCCAGCTGGTTAACCGGCTGAAGGAGACAACCCGGAAGGTGGGTGATCTGGCTTTTCTGGACGTCAGTGGTCGTGTTGCCCGCACCCTGCTGGAGCTGTGTAAGCAACCGGATGCCATGACCCATCCGGACGGTATGCAGATAAAAATTACACGGCAGGAAATAGGCCGGATTGTTGGCTGTTCCCGCGAAATGGTTGGGCGGGTGTTGAAAGATCTTGAGTCCAAGGGGCTGATTTCGGTCAAGGGTAAAACCATGGTGGTGTTTGGTACCCGCTAA
- a CDS encoding OsmC family protein, with protein sequence MQAQVKWVGDDRFLGLTDSNNSVIMDAQPGDKSAPSPMEMVLMGVGGCSSVDVVSILQKSRQNVADCRVEIKAERADAVPAIYTKIHLHFVVTGKDIKEALVKRAVDLSADKYCSVSIMLGKGGVEVTHSYEVIDA encoded by the coding sequence ATGCAAGCTCAGGTTAAATGGGTTGGCGATGATCGTTTTCTGGGTCTCACCGACAGTAACAACTCCGTGATCATGGACGCGCAGCCAGGTGACAAATCAGCCCCTTCTCCTATGGAAATGGTTCTGATGGGTGTTGGCGGCTGTTCATCGGTTGATGTCGTGAGTATTTTGCAAAAATCGCGCCAGAATGTGGCAGACTGCAGAGTCGAGATTAAAGCTGAACGTGCCGATGCCGTTCCTGCCATCTACACCAAAATTCATCTGCACTTTGTAGTGACAGGCAAAGATATTAAAGAAGCTCTGGTTAAGCGCGCGGTGGATCTGTCTGCCGACAAATACTGCTCGGTTTCCATCATGCTGGGTAAAGGCGGGGTTGAAGTCACTCACAGTTATGAGGTGATTGACGCCTGA
- a CDS encoding histidine triad nucleotide-binding protein: protein MSCLFCKMVDGEIPTDKVYEDDELLAFRDINPQAPTHILIIPKKHIATLNDASVDDQLLLGKIMLKAKELAAEEGLAEDGYRVALNCNSHGGQSVYHIHLHLLGGRQMAWPPG from the coding sequence ATGAGCTGTCTTTTCTGTAAGATGGTGGACGGAGAAATCCCCACAGACAAGGTGTATGAAGACGATGAGCTGCTGGCCTTTCGGGATATAAACCCGCAGGCTCCGACCCATATCCTGATTATTCCCAAAAAACACATTGCCACACTGAACGATGCTTCTGTGGATGATCAGTTGCTGCTGGGGAAAATTATGCTGAAAGCCAAAGAGCTGGCGGCTGAAGAAGGGCTGGCAGAAGACGGTTATCGGGTTGCACTGAACTGCAACAGTCACGGCGGACAGTCTGTGTACCATATCCACCTGCATCTGCTGGGTGGTCGTCAGATGGCATGGCCTCCGGGCTAA
- the cysZ gene encoding sulfate transporter CysZ yields MKESVARGPGYFLEGLKMLPDPAIRWFVLFPLVINLLVFGGLIYWTFRQFGLWMEELFGWIPAWLSFLEYLLWPLLSMAVLGAVFFTFTILGNLIAAPFNGLLAEKVQRLNGADDLPDYELKDWLILLPRTVCRELRKLVYYLPKAVVLLILSIIPVVNLVSPVLWFLFNSWMMSIQYCDYAADNRGVSFSDMLLRLREQRTRVWGFGATVSLLLLVPFINLVIMPAAVVGSTLLWEREIERS; encoded by the coding sequence ATGAAAGAGTCTGTTGCCCGGGGGCCGGGGTATTTTCTGGAAGGTCTGAAAATGTTGCCAGACCCTGCGATCCGATGGTTTGTCCTGTTTCCACTGGTGATCAACCTGTTGGTGTTTGGCGGACTGATCTATTGGACGTTTCGGCAGTTTGGACTCTGGATGGAAGAGCTGTTTGGCTGGATTCCTGCCTGGCTGTCGTTTCTGGAATATCTACTGTGGCCTCTGCTGTCCATGGCCGTGCTGGGCGCAGTGTTCTTTACCTTCACAATTCTGGGTAATTTAATTGCAGCGCCATTCAATGGTTTGTTGGCAGAAAAAGTACAGAGACTTAATGGTGCGGATGATCTGCCGGATTATGAGCTGAAAGACTGGCTGATTCTGTTGCCCCGAACCGTGTGCCGGGAACTCAGGAAACTGGTTTATTATTTGCCCAAGGCAGTGGTGTTGCTGATTTTGTCCATTATTCCGGTGGTGAATCTGGTCAGCCCGGTACTCTGGTTTTTGTTCAACAGTTGGATGATGTCCATTCAGTATTGTGATTATGCGGCAGATAACCGTGGAGTGTCGTTCAGTGACATGCTCCTCAGGCTCAGGGAACAGCGAACCCGTGTCTGGGGGTTTGGGGCAACGGTCTCTTTATTGTTGCTGGTGCCGTTTATAAATCTGGTGATCATGCCTGCCGCCGTGGTAGGTTCTACCCTGTTGTGGGAGCGTGAGATTGAACGTTCCTGA
- the trxB gene encoding thioredoxin-disulfide reductase, giving the protein MSEASPSARHCRLLILGSGPAGYTAAVYAARANLNPVMITGMQQGGQLTTTTDVDNWPGGAEGLQGPGLMVDMEAHAKRFGTEILFDHIEEVDFSQKPYTLKGSNTYTCDALIIATGASARYLGLDSEEAFKGKGVSACATCDGFFYKNKDVVVVGGGNTAVEEALYLSNIARTVTVIHRRQGFRAEKILQDKMMDRVNNGNMRLVLDSVLEEVLGDDMGVTGVRVKNVLTDEAQEIDALGCFIAIGHTPNTGIFADQLDMKDGYIIVGNGLEGNATLTSKEGVFAAGDVMDHVYRQAITSAGTGCMAALDAEKYLDSLA; this is encoded by the coding sequence ATGAGCGAAGCCTCACCTTCTGCCAGACACTGCCGCCTGCTCATCCTCGGGTCAGGCCCTGCTGGATACACAGCGGCTGTTTATGCCGCCCGAGCCAACCTTAATCCGGTTATGATCACCGGCATGCAGCAGGGTGGACAGCTGACCACCACTACCGATGTGGATAACTGGCCCGGTGGCGCAGAAGGTCTGCAAGGACCGGGACTGATGGTTGACATGGAAGCTCACGCCAAACGTTTTGGCACAGAAATCCTGTTCGACCATATTGAAGAAGTTGACTTCAGCCAGAAGCCTTACACCCTGAAAGGTTCCAACACCTACACCTGCGACGCACTGATCATTGCTACCGGTGCCAGCGCCCGTTACCTGGGCCTCGATAGCGAAGAAGCTTTCAAAGGCAAAGGCGTATCAGCCTGTGCCACCTGCGACGGTTTTTTCTACAAAAACAAAGACGTGGTCGTGGTGGGCGGTGGCAACACTGCTGTTGAGGAAGCGCTGTATCTGTCCAACATTGCCAGAACCGTCACCGTCATCCACCGTCGTCAGGGTTTCCGTGCCGAGAAGATTCTTCAGGACAAAATGATGGACCGGGTAAACAATGGCAACATGCGTCTGGTGCTGGACTCCGTTCTGGAAGAAGTGCTGGGTGATGACATGGGAGTGACTGGTGTACGGGTTAAAAACGTACTGACGGATGAAGCTCAGGAGATTGACGCTCTTGGCTGCTTTATCGCTATTGGTCACACACCTAATACCGGCATTTTTGCTGATCAGCTGGACATGAAAGACGGCTACATTATCGTTGGCAATGGTCTGGAAGGTAACGCTACTCTAACGTCTAAAGAAGGTGTGTTTGCGGCAGGGGATGTGATGGATCATGTTTACCGTCAGGCCATCACTTCGGCAGGCACTGGCTGCATGGCGGCTCTGGATGCTGAAAAGTATCTGGATTCTCTGGCTTAA